A single genomic interval of Gossypium raimondii isolate GPD5lz chromosome 11, ASM2569854v1, whole genome shotgun sequence harbors:
- the LOC105804377 gene encoding uncharacterized protein LOC105804377 encodes MRPGALRRRLDHGDVGRMSNGNYMMTGLHGLDEPLLGNRDYYGRHSEGKTPECIWVEGQWKEHLHWAALLFTNLIVQWAQWIANIVLGSVSFIARILPLPSNTQSGSNWKLLEPALNPLQEARLRSLQQRLGIPYDGSRLEHQEALKQLWKLAYPDRELPSLKSELWKDMGWQGPDPSTDFRGGGFISLENLIFFAKKYPQSFQRLLHKQDGNRSEWEYPFAVAGINISFMLVQMLDLQSGKPSSRAGRRFLELLAEDEMAFDDLYCVTFQMMDAQWLLKRASYMEFNEILKSTRTRLEHELSLESVSRVKDLPAYSLLKSYL; translated from the exons ATGAGGCCTGGTGCCTTGCGAAGGCGGCTTGATCATGGGGACGTTGGCAGGATGAGCAATGGAAATTATATGATGACGGGATTACATGGTTTAGATGAACCTTTGTTAGGGAACCGTGATTACTATGGCAGGCATTCAGAG GGGAAAACGCCAGAGTGTATTTGGGTTGAAGGGCAATGGAAGGAGCATTTACATTGGGCGGCGCTTTTGTTCACTAACTTGATTGTGCAATGGGCACAATGGATAG CAAACATTGTCCTTGGATCTGTATCATTTATTGCACGCATTTTACCTCTACCTTCTAACACCCAAAGTGGATCAAACTGGAAACTTCTTGAGCCTGCACTTAATCCTTTACAG GAAGCTAGGCTGAGAAGTCTTCAGCAAAGATTGGGAATCCCCTATGATGGATCTCGCCTGGAGCATCAA GAAGCTCTTAAGCAATTATGGAAATTGGCTTACCCTGACAGGGAGCTTCCATCTCTTAAATCAGAGCTTTGGAAGGACATGGGATGGCAAGGTCCAGATCCTTCAACAGATTTTCG GGGTGGAGGATTCATATCATTAGAGAATCTCATCTTTTTTGCCAAGAAATATCCG CAATCTTTCCAGAGGTTGTTGCACAAACAAGATGGGAATAGATCTGAATGGGAATATCCATTTGCAGTAGCTGGCATCAATATTTCATTTATGTTGGTACAGATGTTGGATCTGCAATCAG GGAAACCATCTTCTAGGGCTGGAAGAAGATTTTTGGAACTACTTGCAGAAGATGAAATGGCATTCGACGATCTTTATTGTGTGACCTTTCAGATGATGGATGCACAATGGCTTCTGAAACGGGCTTCATACATGGAATTCAAC GAAATTCTGAAGTCTACAAGAACACGGTTAGAGCACGAACTTTCACTTGAAAGTGTCTCCAGAGTGAAAGATTTACCTGCATATAGTCTGTTAAAAAGTTATTTATGA